The Primulina tabacum isolate GXHZ01 chromosome 16, ASM2559414v2, whole genome shotgun sequence genome window below encodes:
- the LOC142529176 gene encoding zinc finger protein 1-like codes for MEEQIQEQKENENPDLEFDLNISTSDQTSNPELALFRTSTQPHDSMLHESEPRVFSCNYCSRKFYSSQALGGHQNAHKRERTIAKREQRYCGGAYFHHRDMAELRYPSLASLPLHGSFNRSLGIQAHSMIHKPSALPSSPFNQGWFRKPLDQHPSIGRLAGENHQMRQSSGGGAAMFDGDRRFYPVSVDATGGFRSDDGNSQLKSRGDQEDMKILDLSLKL; via the coding sequence atGGAGGAACAAATTCAAGAACAGAAAGAGAACGAGAATCCtgatcttgaatttgatctgaATATCTCCACCTCGGATCAAACTTCGAATCCAGAACTCGCCCTTTTCCGAACAAGTACTCAACCTCACGATTCGATGTTGCATGAATCGGAGCCCAGAGTGTTCTCATGCAACTACTGCAGCAGGAAGTTCTACAGCTCGCAGGCTCTTGGGGGCCACCAGAACGCCCACAAACGCGAGAGAACGATAGCGAAGAGGGAGCAGCGCTACTGCGGCGGCGCATACTTCCACCACCGTGACATGGCGGAGCTCCGGTACCCGAGCTTGGCTTCTCTCCCTCTGCATGGATCATTCAACAGGTCTCTTGGGATCCAGGCTCATTCGATGATACATAAACCGAGTGCTTTACCCTCGTCCCCGTTCAACCAGGGCTGGTTTAGGAAGCCGCTGGATCAGCACCCGTCGATAGGGCGGCTGGCGGGGGAGAATCATCAAATGAGGCAGTCGTCCGGGGGTGGGGCGGCGATGTTTGACGGTGATCGGAGATTTTATCCGGTGTCGGTGGATGCAACTGGAGGATTCAGAAGCGACGATGGTAATTCTCAGCTGAAAAGTCGTGGTGATCAAgaagacatgaaaattttgGACTTATCTCTTAAACTCTga
- the LOC142530113 gene encoding small ribosomal subunit protein eS12-like has product MSGEEAAVVETPAPVLGEPMDIMTALQLVIKKSLAHGGLTRGLHEGAKAIEKHAAQLCVLAEDCNQPDYIKLVKALCADHNVNLITVPSAKSLGEWAGLCKIDSEGKARKAVGASCVIVKDFGEESEGLHIVQEYVKSH; this is encoded by the exons ATGTCTGG GGAAGAGGCTGCTGTTGTGGAGACACCTGCTCCAGTTCTTGGCGAGCCTATGGACATCATGACAGCGTTGCAACTTGTGATTAAAAAGTCATTAGCTCATGGTGGTCTAACTCGTGGCCTTCATGAAGGTGCAAAAGCAATTGAGAAGCATGCTGCCCAGCTTTGTGTATTGGCTGAAGACTGCAACCAACCAGACTACATCAAATTGGTGAAGGCATTGTGCGCTGACCATAATGTCAACCTGATAACGGTTCCAAGTGCTAAGTCACTTGGTGAATGGGCTGGT TTGTGCAAGATTGATTCAGAAGGAAAGGCGAGGAAAGCTGTTGGGGCCTCTTGTGTTATTGTGAAG GATTTTGGTGAGGAAAGTGAAGGCCTCCACATTGTTCAGGAGTATGTCAAGTCTCACTGA